In Meiothermus ruber DSM 1279, the following proteins share a genomic window:
- the dnaN gene encoding DNA polymerase III subunit beta — protein MEVRIPKRTLAEGLSILERIIPSRSSNPILTYLPMELSDQGLILRGTNGEVDIEVKLPAEVQGTGQVLVPAQTFVQIVRSAPGELVELIFGGKERLELHSGAFNTQLATTGPDGYPELSFGPPGPEKIAASRLAQAITRVRYAASTEEFRAIFRGVQIEMSPTSLRAVASDGYRLACYDLPMQLQTRKLVIPARSADEIVRVFKDAQGEVALAVAEGTLTLVGEAVRMSVKLMEGEFPDYGRVIPQSFVLEATLQAEALRESLKRVAVLSDRNNHRVNLLFNHNKLDIDAEGDYGRGREELGIEASGEPQLMVAYNAQFLIDALAPIEGAVRIKLSGPTSPSLVQAVEDSGYLAVVVPLRV, from the coding sequence GTGGAAGTTCGCATCCCCAAACGTACCCTTGCCGAAGGACTATCCATTCTAGAGCGGATCATCCCCAGCCGCAGCTCCAACCCTATTCTGACCTATTTACCCATGGAACTTTCCGATCAGGGCCTAATTTTGCGCGGAACCAACGGCGAGGTGGATATCGAAGTTAAGCTACCCGCCGAGGTACAGGGCACGGGTCAGGTGCTGGTACCGGCCCAGACCTTTGTGCAGATTGTGCGCAGCGCCCCAGGTGAACTGGTGGAGTTGATCTTTGGGGGCAAGGAGCGCCTAGAACTGCACTCGGGGGCCTTCAACACCCAGCTTGCCACCACCGGCCCGGACGGTTACCCCGAGCTATCGTTTGGCCCGCCAGGCCCTGAAAAAATCGCGGCTTCTCGCCTGGCCCAGGCCATCACCCGTGTGCGCTACGCGGCCAGCACCGAGGAGTTCCGGGCCATCTTCCGTGGGGTGCAGATCGAGATGTCTCCCACCAGTTTGCGGGCAGTGGCCTCCGACGGCTACCGTCTGGCCTGTTACGACCTGCCCATGCAGCTTCAAACCCGCAAGCTGGTTATTCCGGCTCGGAGTGCCGACGAGATCGTGCGGGTTTTCAAGGATGCCCAGGGCGAGGTGGCCCTGGCGGTGGCCGAGGGCACCCTGACGCTGGTGGGTGAGGCGGTGCGGATGTCGGTGAAGCTGATGGAGGGCGAATTCCCCGACTATGGGCGGGTCATTCCGCAGAGCTTTGTACTGGAGGCCACCTTGCAGGCCGAGGCCTTGCGCGAGAGCCTAAAGCGGGTAGCGGTGCTGTCGGATCGCAACAACCACCGCGTCAATCTTCTGTTTAATCACAACAAGCTTGATATCGATGCCGAGGGCGATTATGGCCGGGGCAGGGAAGAGCTCGGCATAGAGGCCTCGGGTGAACCCCAGCTAATGGTGGCTTACAACGCGCAGTTCTTGATTGATGCCCTGGCCCCCATCGAGGGGGCGGTGCGGATCAAACTATCCGGCCCTACCAGCCCCAGCTTGGTGCAGGCGGTGGAGGATAGTGGCTACTTAGCGGTGGTGGTGCCGCTACGGGTCTGA
- the eno gene encoding phosphopyruvate hydratase encodes MTTIVEIKGREVLDSRGNPTVEAEVVLESGARGRAMVPSGASTGAHEAVELRDGGPRFGGKGVLRAVAAINERIADEVIGLDALNQEAVDKTMLELDGTPNKGNLGANAILAVSLATAHAAASGLGLPLYRYLGGVQGVTLPVPLMNVINGGKHADNNVDFQEFMLVPGGLPTFSEALRAGVETFHALKSVLKAKGYNTNVGDEGGFAPDLKSNEEAVEVLLTAIEKAGYKPGQEIAIALDPASSEFYQEGRYVLEADGKSLSGPEMVAYWENWVNQYPIVSIEDGLAEDDWETWKLLTERLGRRIQLVGDDLFVTNPAILKRGIELGVGNSILVKVNQIGTLSETLEAIRLAHRSGYTTILSHRSGETEDNTIADIAVAVNAGQIKTGSASRSDRLAKYNQLLRIEEELGTGARFLGFGAFKK; translated from the coding sequence ATGACCACAATCGTTGAGATCAAAGGACGGGAAGTACTCGACTCGCGCGGCAACCCCACCGTCGAGGCCGAGGTGGTGCTCGAGTCGGGGGCCCGTGGGCGGGCCATGGTGCCTTCGGGTGCCTCTACCGGGGCCCATGAAGCGGTGGAGCTACGGGATGGCGGGCCCCGCTTCGGGGGCAAGGGGGTGCTGCGGGCGGTGGCGGCCATCAACGAGCGCATCGCCGACGAGGTGATCGGGCTGGACGCGCTTAATCAGGAGGCCGTGGATAAAACCATGCTCGAGCTCGACGGCACCCCCAACAAAGGCAACCTGGGGGCCAATGCCATTCTGGCGGTCTCGCTGGCCACGGCCCATGCGGCGGCCAGCGGGCTGGGCTTGCCGCTCTACCGCTACCTGGGGGGGGTGCAGGGGGTGACCCTGCCGGTGCCCTTGATGAACGTGATCAACGGGGGCAAGCACGCCGATAACAACGTGGACTTCCAGGAGTTCATGCTGGTGCCCGGTGGGCTGCCCACCTTCTCGGAGGCCCTGCGGGCCGGGGTCGAGACTTTCCACGCCCTGAAATCGGTCTTGAAAGCCAAAGGCTACAATACCAATGTGGGGGACGAGGGGGGGTTCGCCCCCGATCTCAAGTCCAATGAGGAGGCGGTGGAGGTGCTGCTTACGGCCATCGAGAAGGCCGGCTACAAGCCTGGCCAGGAGATCGCCATCGCCCTCGACCCGGCCAGCTCGGAGTTTTACCAGGAGGGCCGCTACGTGCTCGAGGCCGACGGCAAGTCGCTCTCCGGCCCGGAGATGGTGGCCTACTGGGAAAACTGGGTGAACCAGTACCCCATCGTCTCCATCGAGGACGGGCTGGCCGAGGATGACTGGGAGACCTGGAAACTCCTGACCGAGCGGCTGGGCCGGCGCATCCAGCTCGTGGGCGACGACCTTTTTGTAACCAACCCAGCCATCCTGAAGCGCGGCATCGAGCTGGGGGTGGGAAACTCCATTCTGGTCAAGGTCAACCAGATCGGCACCCTCTCCGAAACCCTGGAGGCCATCCGGCTGGCCCACCGCTCCGGCTACACCACCATCCTCTCGCACCGCTCGGGTGAGACCGAGGATAACACCATTGCCGACATCGCCGTGGCGGTTAATGCCGGCCAGATCAAGACCGGCTCGGCCAGCCGCTCGGATCGCCTGGCCAAGTACAACCAGCTTTTGCGCATCGAAGAGGAGCTGGGCACGGGGGCGCGATTCCTGGGCTTTGGGGCCTTCAAAAAATAA
- the pyk gene encoding pyruvate kinase: MGLLKRTKIVATLGPASRSPEVIRALIEAGVDVFRLNFSHGVPEDHRASVQMIREASSALGRTVAILQDLQGPKIRCGRFREGAVELQPGQKFIITAEPVEGDETRVSTTYRGLPNDVTPGQILLLDDGNIRLRVDEVRINDIHTTVLVGGRLSNNKGINIPGADLSIPALTDKDIDDIALGAELEVDWVAISFVRSRDDLLLARHYLTRHNSRARLMAKIEKPSAVARFDEILEEADGIMVARGDLGVEMPLEEVPAVQKRIILKSVQAGKAVITATQMLESMIKNPSPTRAEASDVANAIFDGTDAVMLSAETAAGQYPVEAVSFMTRVAKTIEATQEYKDRLNALRPPATRTVQDAIARAVDDVVESTGAKAVVVFTSSGGAARRVARTRPPVPILALTPNPHVRNQLALVSDVLPLLAPDPKDTDDMVQIAVAKAKETGLAEVGEYVVIAAGVPFGVRGTTNMIRVERVS, from the coding sequence ATGGGACTCTTGAAACGAACCAAAATTGTGGCCACCCTGGGGCCCGCCTCGCGTTCGCCCGAAGTGATACGGGCCCTGATCGAGGCCGGCGTCGATGTTTTTCGCCTCAACTTTTCGCATGGCGTGCCCGAGGACCACCGGGCCTCGGTGCAGATGATCCGGGAGGCCTCGAGCGCCCTCGGCCGCACCGTGGCCATCCTGCAAGACCTGCAAGGCCCCAAGATTCGCTGCGGGCGCTTCCGCGAGGGGGCGGTGGAGCTTCAGCCAGGGCAAAAATTCATCATCACCGCCGAGCCCGTCGAGGGGGATGAAACCCGGGTCTCGACCACCTACCGGGGTCTGCCCAACGATGTGACCCCAGGACAGATTCTGCTTCTGGATGATGGGAACATCCGACTGCGGGTGGACGAGGTTCGCATCAACGACATCCACACCACCGTGCTGGTAGGGGGGCGGCTTTCCAACAACAAGGGCATCAACATCCCCGGGGCCGACCTTTCGATCCCAGCCCTGACCGATAAAGACATCGACGATATCGCCCTGGGCGCCGAGCTCGAGGTGGACTGGGTGGCCATTAGCTTTGTGCGCAGCCGCGACGACCTGCTGCTGGCCCGCCACTACCTGACCCGCCACAACTCCCGCGCCCGGCTGATGGCTAAGATCGAGAAGCCCAGCGCGGTGGCCCGCTTCGACGAGATCCTCGAGGAGGCCGACGGCATCATGGTGGCCCGCGGCGACCTGGGGGTGGAGATGCCGCTGGAGGAGGTGCCGGCGGTGCAGAAGCGCATCATCCTCAAGTCGGTGCAGGCTGGCAAGGCCGTAATTACCGCCACCCAGATGCTGGAGTCCATGATCAAAAACCCCAGCCCCACCCGCGCCGAGGCCTCGGATGTGGCCAACGCCATCTTCGACGGCACCGATGCGGTGATGCTTTCGGCCGAGACCGCTGCGGGCCAGTACCCGGTCGAGGCGGTCTCGTTCATGACCCGGGTGGCCAAGACCATCGAGGCCACCCAGGAGTACAAAGACCGCCTCAACGCCCTGCGCCCGCCGGCCACCCGCACCGTGCAGGACGCCATCGCTCGAGCTGTGGACGATGTGGTGGAGTCCACCGGGGCCAAGGCCGTGGTGGTGTTCACCTCCAGCGGCGGGGCGGCCCGCCGGGTGGCCCGCACCCGGCCCCCGGTGCCGATTCTGGCCCTGACCCCCAACCCCCACGTGCGCAACCAACTGGCCCTGGTCTCGGACGTGCTGCCCCTGCTGGCCCCCGACCCCAAAGACACCGACGATATGGTGCAGATTGCGGTGGCCAAGGCCAAGGAAACCGGCCTGGCCGAGGTGGGCGAGTATGTGGTGATTGCCGCCGGGGTGCCCTTTGGGGTGCGGGGTACCACCAACATGATCCGGGTGGAGCGGGTTAGCTGA
- a CDS encoding alpha/beta hydrolase family protein, with protein MLKRLAMVLLLSGIAMAQGVNVKRPDAPPLAARGSAVVGVRTLQLTDPGRQNRSITVEVWYPASGIQQNTVYPSVIGQTPVQIAGRANRDAAPASGKFPLIVASHGQPGTRFQFAYLNEHLASQGFVVAALDHPGSTYQTLTQPNYISSIVDRPLDILFAIGAVAQQIPNADAGNVGLLGYSYGGYSVINAAGAGLDGAALSEYCRASNNEGPCFALPFFTQLEAQRGLNAVKPDARIKAVFAMAPYGQPWIGARSLANLRVPLFVAAGEDDDVATYRRDALEYFRQAGSQDKYLLSLAAAQHNPFVECPPEVRGREEDYWRCFEPVWDMERAHDLVKHFATAFFRRFLLNDNEAGRFLNPSLPGFKPRTTVGVRLETAR; from the coding sequence ATGCTGAAGCGCCTGGCAATGGTGCTGCTTTTGAGCGGCATCGCGATGGCCCAAGGAGTGAACGTGAAACGCCCGGATGCCCCACCCCTGGCAGCTCGAGGCAGTGCGGTGGTGGGGGTCAGAACCCTGCAACTCACCGACCCAGGCCGCCAAAACCGAAGTATTACGGTTGAGGTCTGGTACCCTGCCAGCGGAATCCAACAAAACACGGTCTACCCGAGCGTGATTGGGCAGACCCCGGTTCAGATTGCCGGGCGCGCCAACCGGGACGCCGCGCCTGCCAGTGGTAAGTTTCCACTGATTGTGGCCTCGCACGGCCAGCCCGGTACCCGCTTTCAGTTTGCTTATCTAAACGAGCACCTGGCCAGCCAGGGCTTTGTGGTGGCCGCGCTCGATCACCCCGGCTCGACCTACCAGACCCTGACCCAGCCAAACTACATCAGCAGCATTGTGGACAGGCCGCTGGATATTCTGTTTGCCATCGGCGCGGTGGCCCAGCAGATTCCGAACGCAGACGCTGGCAACGTGGGGCTGCTGGGCTATAGCTACGGCGGCTACAGCGTAATCAATGCGGCCGGTGCGGGGCTGGACGGCGCGGCCCTGAGCGAATACTGCCGGGCCAGCAACAACGAGGGGCCCTGTTTTGCCCTGCCCTTCTTTACCCAGCTCGAGGCCCAGCGCGGCCTGAACGCTGTCAAGCCCGATGCCCGCATCAAAGCGGTGTTCGCCATGGCCCCCTACGGCCAGCCCTGGATAGGGGCCCGCTCGCTGGCGAACCTCAGGGTTCCTTTGTTTGTGGCGGCGGGCGAGGACGACGATGTGGCCACCTACCGGCGCGACGCGCTGGAGTACTTCCGCCAGGCGGGTTCGCAGGATAAGTACCTCCTGAGCCTGGCCGCCGCCCAGCACAACCCCTTTGTGGAGTGCCCCCCCGAGGTGCGGGGTAGGGAAGAGGACTACTGGCGCTGCTTTGAGCCGGTGTGGGACATGGAGCGCGCCCACGACCTGGTCAAGCACTTTGCCACCGCTTTTTTCAGACGCTTTTTGCTGAATGACAACGAGGCAGGGCGCTTTTTGAACCCCAGTCTGCCCGGATTCAAACCGCGCACCACCGTAGGGGTCAGGCTGGAAACCGCGAGGTGA
- a CDS encoding AzlC family ABC transporter permease, whose translation MNPSLNSPKAAFWRGFVEILPMTIGVIPFGLVTGIAGLRAGLSTLEITLMSALVFAGASQLVALQLMHSGAAIPLVLLAGLVVNLRYVMYSSAIARHLEPFRGWLKPLAAFLLVDQNFALTMERYQRLGPRCTPWYFLGGGVPQYITWVSSTYLGALLGARVPERWGLEFAIPLGFMVLLIPALRDRPSLAAALVGGLVATALVSLPYRLGLFIGALAGIAAGVWLENRKRGRAWEDAPKEIKEGP comes from the coding sequence GTGAACCCTTCCCTCAACAGCCCGAAAGCCGCCTTCTGGCGGGGTTTTGTGGAGATACTGCCGATGACCATCGGAGTGATTCCCTTTGGGCTGGTCACCGGCATCGCCGGGCTCCGGGCGGGGCTGAGCACCCTCGAGATCACCCTTATGTCGGCCCTGGTGTTTGCGGGGGCCTCGCAGCTGGTGGCGCTGCAGCTCATGCACTCGGGGGCGGCAATCCCCCTGGTGTTGCTGGCCGGGTTGGTGGTGAACCTGCGCTACGTGATGTACTCCTCGGCCATCGCCCGGCACCTGGAGCCCTTCCGGGGCTGGCTCAAACCCCTGGCGGCCTTCCTGTTGGTGGATCAGAACTTCGCCCTCACCATGGAGCGCTATCAACGGCTGGGCCCCCGGTGCACGCCGTGGTACTTTCTGGGCGGGGGGGTGCCGCAGTACATCACCTGGGTGAGCAGCACCTACCTCGGCGCGTTGCTGGGGGCGCGGGTTCCCGAGCGCTGGGGCCTCGAGTTCGCCATCCCCCTGGGTTTTATGGTGCTCCTGATCCCTGCCCTGCGCGACCGCCCCAGCCTGGCTGCCGCCCTGGTGGGCGGTCTGGTGGCCACCGCCCTGGTCAGCCTGCCCTACCGCTTGGGCCTGTTTATTGGCGCGCTCGCGGGCATCGCGGCGGGGGTGTGGCTGGAGAACCGCAAGAGGGGCCGGGCGTGGGAAGATGCCCCGAAAGAGATCAAAGAAGGGCCCTGA
- a CDS encoding AzlD domain-containing protein translates to MTSLDIWLNILGLALIAFAVRYYPMALLERFRLPPLVRQGLRYVPAATLAGLVFPALLTHNGRWAGLAHPELWAGLVAALVAWRFKNALLTIGVGLLALWLLRSVGL, encoded by the coding sequence ATGACCTCGCTCGATATCTGGCTCAACATCCTGGGGCTCGCCCTGATCGCCTTCGCGGTGCGCTACTACCCCATGGCCCTCCTCGAGCGCTTCAGGCTGCCCCCGCTGGTGCGGCAAGGCCTGCGCTACGTGCCTGCTGCGACCCTGGCGGGGCTGGTTTTCCCGGCCTTGCTTACGCACAACGGCCGGTGGGCCGGGCTGGCACACCCCGAGTTGTGGGCCGGGCTGGTCGCTGCCTTGGTGGCCTGGCGCTTCAAGAACGCGCTGCTCACCATTGGGGTGGGGCTGCTGGCCCTGTGGCTGCTGCGCTCGGTGGGGTTATGA
- a CDS encoding DMT family transporter, translating to MRLAFWAPIIFVLLWSTGFVGAKFGLPYAEPFTFLWVRMLIVAGLLSALAGVLRSAWPRGWALNLHIGVSGLLLHAGYLGGVFFAISRGMPAGLAALIVGLQPILTALLAQPLLRERVSAVQWAGLLLGFGGVGLVVGEKALSARILHIEPSAFVAIVLALLSTTLGTLYQKRFAAQMPLIGGTVVQYLAAAAGLFVLSLLFRETMQIRWTPQFILAMAWLVLVLSVGAILLLMYLIRNNSASRVASLFYLVPPATALEAYVLFGERLGVLALLGMGLTALGVALVVRR from the coding sequence ATGAGGCTTGCGTTTTGGGCCCCGATTATCTTTGTGCTGCTGTGGAGCACCGGCTTCGTGGGGGCCAAGTTTGGGCTGCCCTACGCCGAGCCCTTCACCTTTTTGTGGGTGCGGATGCTGATTGTGGCGGGGTTGCTTTCGGCGCTGGCCGGGGTGCTGCGCTCGGCCTGGCCCAGGGGCTGGGCCCTGAACCTGCACATCGGGGTCTCGGGGCTGCTGCTGCACGCGGGCTATCTGGGCGGGGTGTTTTTTGCCATCTCGAGGGGGATGCCGGCCGGGCTGGCGGCCCTGATTGTGGGTTTGCAGCCCATCCTGACCGCCCTCCTGGCCCAGCCGTTGCTGCGTGAGCGGGTGAGCGCGGTGCAGTGGGCCGGGTTGCTGCTGGGCTTTGGCGGGGTGGGGCTGGTGGTGGGGGAGAAGGCCCTGAGCGCCCGAATCCTGCACATCGAGCCCTCGGCGTTTGTGGCCATCGTCCTGGCCCTGCTCTCCACCACCCTGGGCACGCTGTACCAGAAGCGCTTTGCTGCGCAGATGCCCCTGATTGGCGGGACGGTGGTGCAGTACCTGGCGGCGGCAGCGGGGTTATTTGTCCTGTCCCTGCTCTTTCGCGAGACCATGCAGATCCGGTGGACGCCGCAGTTCATCCTGGCCATGGCCTGGCTGGTGCTGGTGCTCTCGGTGGGGGCCATTCTGCTCCTGATGTACCTGATCCGGAACAACTCGGCCAGCCGCGTGGCCAGCCTGTTTTACCTGGTGCCCCCGGCCACCGCGCTGGAAGCCTACGTTCTGTTCGGCGAGCGGCTCGGGGTACTGGCCCTGCTAGGGATGGGCCTGACCGCACTGGGGGTGGCCCTGGTGGTGCGGCGCTGA
- a CDS encoding LLM class flavin-dependent oxidoreductase, producing MEPKPFEIGLYTFVENTPDPYTGQLQDPAQRMRDLLEQAHLADQVGLDVFAVGEHHREEYLASAPAVVLAAIAARTRRIRLTSAVTVLSSDDPVRVFQQFATLDLLSGGRAEIMAGRGSFIESFPLFGYDLDDYSALFEEKLELLLKIRAQERVTWSGRFRPALHDQPVYPRPVQNPLPVWVAVGGTPQSVVRAATLGLPMALAIIGGMPERFAPLFDLYRQTARRLGHAPQPLSINSHGFIADDPREALELAYTSSSYIMNRIGQERGWPPQSRAQYEASTGLRGANFVGHPEQIIEKILFQHKIFGHQRFLLQLTVGTLPHRKVLRAIELLGTEVAPVVRKEIASKSNPSVATT from the coding sequence ATGGAACCCAAACCCTTTGAAATTGGCCTCTACACCTTCGTAGAAAACACCCCCGACCCCTACACCGGTCAGCTTCAAGACCCCGCCCAGCGCATGCGGGACTTGCTCGAGCAGGCCCATCTGGCCGATCAGGTGGGGCTGGACGTGTTTGCAGTGGGCGAGCACCACCGCGAGGAGTACCTGGCCTCGGCCCCGGCGGTTGTTCTGGCCGCCATTGCCGCGCGCACCCGGCGCATCCGGCTCACCAGCGCCGTCACCGTGCTCAGCTCCGACGACCCGGTGCGGGTCTTCCAGCAGTTCGCCACCCTGGACCTGCTCTCAGGGGGCCGGGCCGAGATTATGGCCGGGCGGGGTTCTTTTATCGAGTCGTTTCCGCTGTTTGGCTACGACCTGGACGATTACAGCGCGCTGTTTGAAGAGAAGCTCGAGCTTTTGCTAAAAATCCGCGCGCAGGAGCGCGTCACCTGGAGCGGCCGGTTCCGCCCCGCCCTGCACGACCAGCCGGTTTACCCCCGTCCGGTGCAGAACCCCCTGCCGGTCTGGGTGGCGGTGGGCGGCACGCCCCAGTCGGTGGTACGGGCCGCCACGCTGGGTTTGCCCATGGCCCTGGCCATTATCGGCGGGATGCCCGAGCGCTTTGCCCCCCTCTTCGACCTCTACCGCCAGACCGCCCGGCGGCTGGGCCACGCCCCCCAGCCCCTTTCCATCAACTCGCACGGCTTTATCGCCGACGACCCCCGGGAGGCCCTCGAGCTGGCCTACACCAGCAGCAGCTACATCATGAACCGCATCGGACAGGAGCGCGGCTGGCCCCCCCAGAGCCGCGCCCAGTACGAGGCCTCCACCGGCCTGCGCGGGGCCAACTTTGTGGGCCACCCCGAGCAGATAATCGAGAAAATCCTGTTCCAGCACAAAATTTTTGGTCACCAGCGCTTCCTGCTCCAGCTCACCGTGGGCACCCTCCCGCACCGCAAGGTTCTGCGGGCCATCGAGCTGCTCGGCACCGAGGTAGCGCCGGTGGTGCGCAAGGAGATCGCCTCCAAAAGCAACCCCAGCGTTGCCACGACCTGA
- a CDS encoding polyprenyl synthetase family protein, translating into MVADISPAQVRAAIQQYLLDALPKPEAATRLELAQFARMLRDYPERGGKMLRGTLLVYTGLAYGASLEGVLPVAAALELFQNWALIHDDIEDASDERRGKPALHKLYGVPLALNAGDALHARQWALLVEAGASRAVLLEFVRMVEQTAQGQHLEMSWMEGQRFDLGEPDYLEMVGQKAAYYTAVAPLRLGALAAGAEPPAIFSEAGLKLGIGFQIVDDVLNLMGDPAKYGKEIAGDLWEGKRTLILLRFLQQASPEERRRAEALLRIPREQKPAPEVQWLHQRLLQSGAVAQAQQVAERLLAEGLEALEPVLRGAPRGAYGALVLEILQSLVRREA; encoded by the coding sequence ATGGTTGCCGATATTTCTCCGGCCCAGGTGCGGGCGGCCATTCAGCAGTACCTGCTGGACGCGCTGCCCAAGCCCGAGGCGGCTACCCGCCTCGAGCTGGCCCAGTTTGCCCGGATGCTGCGCGACTACCCCGAGCGCGGCGGCAAGATGCTGCGGGGTACGCTGCTGGTGTACACCGGGCTGGCCTACGGGGCTTCGCTGGAGGGGGTGCTGCCGGTTGCGGCGGCGCTCGAGCTTTTCCAGAACTGGGCCCTGATTCACGACGACATCGAGGACGCCTCCGACGAACGGCGCGGCAAACCGGCTTTGCACAAGCTGTACGGGGTGCCGCTGGCCCTCAACGCGGGCGACGCGCTGCACGCCCGGCAGTGGGCCCTGCTGGTGGAGGCGGGGGCTTCCCGGGCGGTGTTGCTCGAGTTTGTGCGCATGGTGGAACAAACCGCCCAGGGCCAGCACCTGGAGATGAGCTGGATGGAGGGGCAGCGCTTCGACCTAGGCGAGCCGGACTACCTGGAGATGGTGGGCCAGAAGGCCGCCTACTACACCGCGGTGGCCCCGCTGCGGCTGGGGGCACTGGCCGCCGGGGCAGAGCCGCCCGCTATCTTCAGCGAGGCCGGGCTGAAGCTCGGCATCGGGTTTCAGATTGTGGACGACGTGCTCAACCTGATGGGCGACCCCGCCAAGTACGGCAAGGAAATTGCCGGCGACCTGTGGGAGGGCAAGCGCACCCTTATTTTGCTGCGCTTTTTGCAGCAGGCCAGCCCCGAGGAGCGCCGCCGGGCCGAGGCCCTTTTGCGCATTCCCAGGGAGCAAAAGCCCGCCCCGGAGGTGCAGTGGCTGCACCAGCGGCTGTTGCAGTCGGGGGCGGTGGCCCAGGCCCAGCAGGTGGCCGAGCGGCTGCTGGCCGAGGGGCTGGAGGCGCTCGAGCCGGTGCTGCGCGGGGCCCCACGGGGCGCGTATGGGGCGCTGGTGCTGGAAATCCTGCAAAGCCTGGTGCGGCGGGAGGCCTGA
- a CDS encoding PspA/IM30 family protein: protein MGILDRLSRLIRANINDLIKRAEDPEKIVEQALEDMRSALREARMEVAEAMAELRKLEREQQSYAEQARAWEQKAAEALKGGREDLAREALKRKQQAQALADGFAQQVAQQQTLVNQLTTQLKALEGKIQESEAKKALLIARKKGVEAAETVRRFESKVDAHSAVEAFEDMERRIEAMEDKHAALSELDKSDVEKELESLGSNKAVEDDLARLKRELGMA, encoded by the coding sequence ATGGGCATTCTCGACCGCCTTTCCCGCCTGATTCGGGCCAATATCAACGATTTGATAAAGCGGGCTGAAGACCCGGAAAAAATTGTCGAACAGGCCCTGGAGGATATGCGCTCTGCGCTGCGCGAGGCCCGGATGGAGGTGGCCGAGGCCATGGCCGAGCTGAGGAAGCTCGAGCGCGAGCAGCAAAGCTACGCCGAGCAGGCGCGGGCCTGGGAGCAAAAAGCCGCCGAGGCCCTCAAGGGCGGGCGTGAAGACCTGGCCCGTGAGGCCCTCAAGCGCAAACAGCAGGCCCAGGCCCTGGCCGATGGCTTTGCCCAGCAGGTGGCCCAGCAACAGACCCTGGTCAACCAGCTCACCACCCAGCTCAAGGCCCTGGAGGGCAAAATTCAGGAGTCCGAGGCCAAGAAAGCCCTGCTCATAGCCCGCAAGAAAGGCGTGGAGGCCGCCGAGACGGTGCGCAGGTTCGAGTCCAAGGTAGACGCCCACAGCGCGGTGGAGGCCTTCGAGGACATGGAACGCCGCATCGAGGCCATGGAGGACAAGCACGCGGCCCTTTCGGAGCTGGATAAAAGCGACGTGGAGAAGGAGCTGGAAAGCCTGGGCAGCAACAAGGCTGTCGAAGACGACCTGGCC